CGTCGGCCAGCGTCGCGCGGATCTCGGCGACGCTCGGCGGCTTGGGCGAGACGAGATCGGCGTAGATCGGGAACTTCTGCTTGATCTCCTGGCGCGCCTTGTCGCGCTGGCCGCGCAACGCCGCGATCGAGGCCTGAATTTGTGCAACGCCTTTCTCGTCGCGCTCCGCCGCCGGAAGCGTAAGCACGTTGTTGAGCGTGCCGAGCTGAGCGTTGACCTGCTTGGTCAGATCCTGCTCCTTGCGCACGAGCTCGGCGAGCGCGGGATCCTTGGCCGCCGCGCGCGCGCTCGAAGCTGCCAATGCCTGCTGCACCGAGCGGCCGCGGACGGCATCGGCGAGGCTGAACGTCTCATCACCGACGTTCTTGCCGGCTCCTTCCGCCCTGCCGAGCAGCAGCAGATAGCTCTCGACGATGGTCTGCAGCCGCTGGCTGCGCGCGGCCACTACGGTCGTGTTCTCGTCGTCGGCGTTCTCGTTGGCGCTCGCCATCATGACCGGAATGGCGGCCTTGAACTCCCTGATCGCGTCGGCATCGCGCCGCGCGCGCATCAATCCGACCGCCAGCGTGCCGCGCGCCGAGGCGGCGTCGAAGTGGTTTTCCCCGACCCGGGCGACCTGCTTCTTCACGAGCTGTTCGGCGGCGGCGATGCCGGCGTCCAGCTGCCCGGCACCATAGAGCGACAGGATCCGGGACGGATTGAGCTCGAACACCTGGCGACGCTGCGCATCCCAGCCGGCGACGGCCTTGTCGATCCGCGCGAACATCGCGTTCGCTTCGGCATTCTGGCGCCGCAGCGTCAGGATGCCGGCGAGCTGCGAAAGCAGTTGCACGGTGGTCTGCGCCTCCTCGGGCACACCGACGGTCTTGTTGATATCGAGGGCGACGCGGCCGAGCTTCTCGGCTTCTTCGTAACGGCCCTGGTCGACCAGAATGCCCGCCAAACCCATGACGTAGCGCGGCGTAACCGAGTTGTACTTGCCGGTGTCCTGCAGGCGCGAGAGCAGCGCACGGCGCGCGTCCACCTCGGCCTCGGCGAGCCGGCCCTGCTTCGCCTTCATGCGCGCCTGGCTCAAGACGGTGCCGTCGATCGCCTGCAGCAGAATCGTCTCGGCCGGCGCATTGTCGGACGCCATGATCGCCTTCGTGCTCGCGCGCTTGCGCACCTCCGCCATGCGGTACGCTGCCTCGGCGTCGGCATACTGCCCGCGCGCCTCGAAGACGAGTGCCCGAGAGATTTCAAGCTCGCCTTCCCAGCTCTGCCCGAACTTCGCATAGGCGGCTCGCCAATTGGGATGGCCGCTGGTGCGCGCCTCCTGGATAGCGCTCTGGCTGCGGCGGAGATAGGCCTCGGCTTGCGCGAGATCGCCCATCTGGACCAGAACGGCCGCGATCGCGCGGTTCGTGGTGAATATGAAGCCCTTGGCGCCCGGCATGCTGGCCGATTCGCGGAGAAGCCTTTGCATGATCTCGAGCGCGCGCTTCGGATCACCGGCGATAGAGTGCTGAAGCGACTGAAGCTGCAACATCCGCCCGAGCAGTTGCGGGCCGACAGCCCCGCGCCCGACCTCCACGGCCTTGTCGGCATCGGACATCGCTTCGGCGAGGCGTCCGAGCTGCGCGCGCGCATTGGCGCGATCGAAATAGAGCTGCGCGAGATCCTGGCGGGACTCCTTCCCGGTCGGTGCCGTGTCGGCGTCCGCCTTCAGTTCGGCGATCATCTTCTCGTCGGGCTTGTCGCCATCGAGGATCGCCGTGATGTCGGCGATGCTGCGCGGCGGCGCGACGAAATCCTTCGGCAGCGCCGTACCTGACTCGAGCTTGGGCGCCGCGTCCTTGGGAAGCTCCACCGCAACATTGGCACGCCCATTGGCGGCATTCAGCGCGGCCATCACACAGGCCCTGACCTGAGGCGCTGCCTTGGCGCGGCAGGCTTCGAGATTGGCGCCTCCGGCCGGCCCTCCGCCGGCGCGCATGCAAGCTTGCACGATCGGCCGGCCGGCCGTCATCCGGCAATTCTCGAGCGCTCCTTCCTTGCTCAGCGCGGCTGCGGAGCCGGTGGACCCGAGCAGAACGGCAAGTGCCAGCAGATGGCGGGGGAAAGCGTCCGGACGGCTCTTGAACGGACGCGGGGCGTCTAAGCTCATCTCTAAGGACCTTTGGAAAAATGACTTTGAAGAAACGTGACAATCCTATCTGGCCGGCCCGGAAGGACAAGGGCCTTCAATGCCGGTTCCCGTCTGCCTCAACAGGGTTGGGCGGCTAGGGCCGGCACGGTTCCATGGATACGGACAGGCGGCTCAGGCTGATCAGCCGCCGGGCCAAGATGGCCGCATTCGACAGACGGAGACCGCCCTCAGCCCTTCGAGACGACGGCGCGGCCGTAAGGCGGCTGCGCCGCGACCGGCGGGTTGGCGGTCTGGGCGGCGAGCTCGCCGATCAGGCGATCGGCATCGGCCGCCATGCCGTCGGGCGCCTGGATCACCAAGCGCTCGAGCGCCCAGCGGTAGGACGAAACGCGCTGCTCCAGGCACTGCTGCACCCACTGCACGATCAGCGAATTCTCCTGCATGCGTGCGACCGCGTCGGCCTTCTCCCGCGGCGAAAGGGCAGAGACGCGCGCCATGCTGGCGTCGCGCTTCCTGTCGAGATCGATGACGCGGATCGCAGAGGCGAAGAACGGCTCGAAACGGGTGATGTCGTTGCGCACGTCCTCGATCAGCTGCGCATAACGTGAGGAATGCGAGCGGTGCGGCTCGTCGATCAGCGTGCGTCCGTACATGGTTCGGTCGAACACGATCTTCTGACGCCAGGGCGAGGGTAGCGGCTTGTAGTCGCCGAACACGCTCTTCCAAGCGGGGCGCGACAGCGGCGGCTCGATCATGGGATAGGCGAGGTCGCGCAGCTGGCGCTCTTCGTCGGTGAGCTGGAATTGCGAAGGATTCAGGCCGACGCTGGAGGTGACCTCCGCGCCCAGCCAGCGATGCATGTCGTCACTGCGCATGTCGGCGCGGGTGCGGCCGAAATCACCACCGCTGCACGCGCCGAGCGTGGCAGCAAGCAGCGCGAGCAGGACGGCCGATAGGACGGGCCGGATCTGGCGGATGGTATCCGGCATTGCAGGTAACCGGATGTCAGCGACGGCGGCGTCGGCGCCCCGGCGCTGTGCCCTGCTCAGGCCCGCGATCGCCGCTGGTTTCATCTGCCTCGCGCTCGATACGGATGACGGGAAGGATCAGGATCGTTCCCATGTCCGCGCGCGGAGCGACATCCCCCGACGAGCCCACCCGGCGACCGGCCGGAAATTCTATGATGGTCCCCATGTCAGCTCTCTTCAATTGCCGCGCGACCGAACGCGCCCCTGCAACATGCAATTCATTAAGATCAGTTCATGGTTAACGGGGTGTAAACGCGGCGTTCGGACCGTATCCGCACGGGCCGGCCGCGGTGTCCCGCTGCGGCACGAAACCGCGGCAAGACGAGCGTTCCGCTTCACGCCTCGTTTTCCTTAACGAGCCTTTAAAGGAGCCCGCGATAGGCTGGCGACGAGTATCTCTTCCAGGTCGCGTATTTCTCCATGACCAAGTCGCTGTTTCCCGGATTCGACGGGCTGATGTCCCTCTCCCGTCGCGAAGGCGTCGATGTTCGGCCGACGCTGCTGCGCGTGCTGACCGACCTTTACGTCCAGACGCGCGTCCACAGCGAGGACGAGCAGCGTCAGTTTACCGAACTGGCAACACGGCTGATCGACCAGGTCGACGATGCGACGCGTGCGGCCATCAAGGCCAAGCTCGCGATTTATCCGCAGACGCCCGTCCCGGTGCTGCAGAAACTCGGGCTGGTCGCCGCGCAGGAAGGCCGCAGGGTTCCGCTCGCCCGCGAGATCCCAACTCCCGCACCCGCTCCAGCGCCGGTCCGCACGCCCTCGGACGCCGAGCTGCGCATGGCCTCGAACATGGCGATGCAGCCGAAAGACGCCGCCGAGATCCACGACATGTTCTTCCGCGCCGGCGCATCCGAGCGCGCGCTGATCCTGCACAATCTGGCTCAGACCCCGCTGAAGGCCGCGCCGCGGATTCCGACCGTGCGCGCCAAGCGCGCGATCCAGATCCTGGAGATGGCGGCGGTCGCGGGCGACGTCGAGAGCTTCACCCTGGAGCTCGGCGACAGCCTGATCCTGCCCTCGCGCGTCGCAGCGCAGATCGTCGACGATGCCGGCGGGGAGGCGCTCGCGGTCGCGGCGCGGGCGCTCGACATGCCGAGCCCGAACTTCCAGCGCATTCTGCTGTTCTTCAAGCCGGAGATCGGCACGTCGGTGACCGAGGTGTACCGGCTGTCGCGGCTCTACGACCGCCTCAGCGACCGCTCGGCGCTGGTGATGCTGGCGGCCTGGCGCGGCTCGACGCTCGCCGTCACCCGCGCGAAGTACCAGCCGTCACTTCACGACGGCGAACGCCAGCGCGTCCGCGCCGGCGCGAGCCAGACGCGGCCGGGCGTGCAGCCCGGCGCGATGCCGCCGCGCCGCACTGGCACCGACGGATCGTCGGAGCGGTGAGGCTGAACGCGACTTGATACGGTCGGTCGCTCCACAAACGCGTCATGCCCGCGCTTGTCCCGCGCATCCACGTCTTGGCTTCATACGAGAAGAACGTGGATGGCCGGGACAAGCCCGGCCATGACGCCGCGATAGCGTCCTAGTTACGCCTTCGCCAATTCCAGAAAATGCCGCCCGGCGCGATCCTCGGTCTCGACGATCCAGGCGTCCGGATCGAAGCGGACTTCCTTAGTGAGACGTTCCTCGATGGTGTGCTCCGGCAGCGGCTGCGGCGCGACCGGCACGAAGAAGCGATCGACGGGGCGGCCGTCGTCGTAAGAGGTCTGCGGCGCCGGCGCGTAGAGCATCGCATGGCCGTTGAGCAGCGACACCTTCACGAACACCGCGCCCGCCTCCTCGGCGCCGCGACGGCGGACCGCGCCGAACACGCCCTCGGTCTGGCACCGGCGCAGGTAAGCCGCGACCCATATGTTGGATTTCAAACGCATGAGTCGAACGATAGGCCAGCGCGGCGCACGCCGCCAGTGTCAGCGTCCGATTGTCACGCCTTGCCTACACCCTGCCCGCCGTTGATCTGGCGCGCAACGAGGTATGACAGCGGCATCGCAAGCGCAAATCCCACGGCGACCGCGTAGGGAATGTTCCTGATCGCGTCGGCGGCGAAGCTCGGCACCATCAGCACCACGATCAGGCTGACGCCCGCCAGCACCGTGCCGAGCATGATCCAGACCAGGACGGAGACCTTGAACATGACAACCTCTCTTCTTCGTTGAAGACGAGCGATCATGTTCCCGCATCTGTCGGCCGTCATTGATCCCAAGCAAATCGCGCCTGCAGGACGCGCCATGGTCTGCCGGCGCGTGACGGGCGGAATTGATCGGCGTCAATGACAGTGGAGTGCGCGTTATTCGACGGGATGGCCGATCGCGGCTCCGAGTTCGCGCAGCAGCCGATCGGACACCTGGCCGGTGACCTGCATCTTGTGCTCGCGCTCGAACTTCTGGATCGCGGACTGGGTCTCGCCGCTCATCGTGCCCGTGATCTTCAAGTTCCCGTAGCCATATTCGGACAGCGCACGCTGCACGCCGGCGATACGCCGTGCGGCCGGGCTCTGCGGCACGGGAATCGGCGCCGGCGGCCGCATCGCGGACGGCGGCGTCGACGTCGTTTGCTTGACCAGATTGGTCATCGGATCGTTCGAGCGCGTCGAGGCGGTCGCTTCGACCGGTTTTTCGGGCGCCTTCTCGGCGGCGCGCTCGGCAGGTCTGGGCTCGGCGCGGAATTCCGTTGCGCGCGGCTCGAGCGGCGATGTGTCGGCGCCGACCGGACGCGGACGCGGCAAGGGATTCGACAGCGACGCCGAGGACGGCGCGGGGAGATTGATCACCGTGCCGAACATCGGCGCGGGATGCCGGCCGGTCTGGAGGAACAGCGCATTGGCAACGATCGCACCGATCGCAGCGACGGCGACGAGGCCAGCCAGCGTGTCCTTGGGGCTGTGCAGCAGCACGCGCAAGACGAGATTGCGCTCGGTCTCGACATCGACAACCGCGGCCTTGGCGCCGCGGCGGCGACGAGCGGATTCGTCCTTGGCAGACTTCTTAGGCACTTTTCTTCACCAGAGCGGGTTGGTCAGTTTGGTCATGAGACTCCTGGCGCAGCACCGGAGTCAGCGTGGCGATCTTGCTTTCGGCCGGCTTGACTTGCAGCGGGGTGTAGACGAGCGGCAGCCTGACGGTGACGGCGGTGCCCTCCCCCAGCTTGCTTTGTACCGTCAATTCGCCGAGATGCAACGCTATGAGACTCTTCACGATCGAAAGTCCGAGGCCGGTGCCTTCGTGACGGCGCTGATAGGTCTTGCCCGCCTGGAAGAACGGCGCGCCGATGCGCTTGAGATCATCGGGCGCAATGCCGACGCCGGTGTCACTGATGCGCAGCGTCAGCTGCGATCCGGTCACCGCAGCGGAAACGGAAACCTGGCCGCCGCGCTCGGTGAACTTGATGGCGTTGGCGACGAGATTGAGCACGATCTGCTTGAAGGCCCTGGGATCGCCGGTCATGACGGGCAGGTCCTGCGGCGCGTCGGTGACGAGATCGATGCCGTTCTCCCGCGCCTTCAGCGCCAGCAGATTGCAGCAATGCAGGAGCGAGGGACGCGGCGCGAACGGCTCGGACGCGATCTCGAAATTGCCCGACTCCATCTTCGACATGTCCAGGATGCCGTTGACGACCGACAGCAGATGCTGGCCGGAAGCGTTGATGAGTTGGGCATATTCCTTGCGCTGGGCCGCACCCAGCATCAAGGTCTGCTCCTGCGCGATCATCTCGGAGAAGCCGATGATGGCGTTGAGCGGCGTCCGCAGCTCGTGGCTCATGGTGGCGAGGAAACGCGACTTGGCGGCATCAGCCGCTTCGGCGGCGCTACGCGCCTGATCCAGCGCCTGCTCGGACAGCTTGTGGCCGGTGACGTCGCGCATCACGGCGACGACTTCGACCTCGCGCGTGGCGTCGCTATGGGGATTTTGGCCCATATCGTGGTCGAGGGGGCGGCAGCGCATCTCGACCCAGAGGAAATCGATCTGACCACGGTCCGAACCGTCCGGCTCACGCCGCAACCGGAACTCGACGCTTCGCACGTCGCCGCGCGCAGCATCGGACAACGCAGTGAGATAGGCCGGGCGATCGGCGACATGGACGCGGTCGAACAGGCCATGACCGAGCAGTTGCGCCGCCGATGTGCCGAGCATGGCCTCCGCCGCCGGTGAGATGAACTGCACCGCGCCGTTGCGCCGATGCCGCGAGACGACGTCGCTCATGTTGCTTGCGAGCAGGCGATAACGCTCCTCCTCGCGCGACAGCAGCGCCACGCCGGTGCGCGCGAGCGATTCCGCGCCGAAGGCGAGGCCCGCGGCGTAGAGCGTCGCCGAGGCGACGCCGAACGCCATCAGCACGCCGCGTTCTGCGCCGCTGGTGTCCGCTGGCGGCAGCCAGCCGAGCTGACTGAGGAGGATCAGGATCCCCGCACAGGACAGCGCGAGCAATGACGCGAAAGCGGTGACGCGGCGCGATGCCGACAGCGCAGCCTCGAGGGGAACCACGACCAGCCAGACCGCGGC
The nucleotide sequence above comes from Bradyrhizobium sp. NDS-1. Encoded proteins:
- a CDS encoding DUF2336 domain-containing protein, translating into MTKSLFPGFDGLMSLSRREGVDVRPTLLRVLTDLYVQTRVHSEDEQRQFTELATRLIDQVDDATRAAIKAKLAIYPQTPVPVLQKLGLVAAQEGRRVPLAREIPTPAPAPAPVRTPSDAELRMASNMAMQPKDAAEIHDMFFRAGASERALILHNLAQTPLKAAPRIPTVRAKRAIQILEMAAVAGDVESFTLELGDSLILPSRVAAQIVDDAGGEALAVAARALDMPSPNFQRILLFFKPEIGTSVTEVYRLSRLYDRLSDRSALVMLAAWRGSTLAVTRAKYQPSLHDGERQRVRAGASQTRPGVQPGAMPPRRTGTDGSSER
- a CDS encoding DUF1491 family protein — encoded protein: MRLKSNIWVAAYLRRCQTEGVFGAVRRRGAEEAGAVFVKVSLLNGHAMLYAPAPQTSYDDGRPVDRFFVPVAPQPLPEHTIEERLTKEVRFDPDAWIVETEDRAGRHFLELAKA
- a CDS encoding peptidoglycan-binding domain-containing protein — protein: MPKKSAKDESARRRRGAKAAVVDVETERNLVLRVLLHSPKDTLAGLVAVAAIGAIVANALFLQTGRHPAPMFGTVINLPAPSSASLSNPLPRPRPVGADTSPLEPRATEFRAEPRPAERAAEKAPEKPVEATASTRSNDPMTNLVKQTTSTPPSAMRPPAPIPVPQSPAARRIAGVQRALSEYGYGNLKITGTMSGETQSAIQKFEREHKMQVTGQVSDRLLRELGAAIGHPVE
- a CDS encoding CHAT domain-containing tetratricopeptide repeat protein, which encodes MSLDAPRPFKSRPDAFPRHLLALAVLLGSTGSAAALSKEGALENCRMTAGRPIVQACMRAGGGPAGGANLEACRAKAAPQVRACVMAALNAANGRANVAVELPKDAAPKLESGTALPKDFVAPPRSIADITAILDGDKPDEKMIAELKADADTAPTGKESRQDLAQLYFDRANARAQLGRLAEAMSDADKAVEVGRGAVGPQLLGRMLQLQSLQHSIAGDPKRALEIMQRLLRESASMPGAKGFIFTTNRAIAAVLVQMGDLAQAEAYLRRSQSAIQEARTSGHPNWRAAYAKFGQSWEGELEISRALVFEARGQYADAEAAYRMAEVRKRASTKAIMASDNAPAETILLQAIDGTVLSQARMKAKQGRLAEAEVDARRALLSRLQDTGKYNSVTPRYVMGLAGILVDQGRYEEAEKLGRVALDINKTVGVPEEAQTTVQLLSQLAGILTLRRQNAEANAMFARIDKAVAGWDAQRRQVFELNPSRILSLYGAGQLDAGIAAAEQLVKKQVARVGENHFDAASARGTLAVGLMRARRDADAIREFKAAIPVMMASANENADDENTTVVAARSQRLQTIVESYLLLLGRAEGAGKNVGDETFSLADAVRGRSVQQALAASSARAAAKDPALAELVRKEQDLTKQVNAQLGTLNNVLTLPAAERDEKGVAQIQASIAALRGQRDKARQEIKQKFPIYADLVSPKPPSVAEIRATLADDEAMLSFYFGQNGSFVWAVPKSGPVAFAAVQAKIGDIESKIRKLREALEPQAAMISDIPPFDLKLGHELYELLLKPVESGWKPAKNLIVVTNGALGLLPLSLLPTAPAEVAADEDPLFVGYRNVPWLARTHAVSTVPSAAALRTLRQLPPGKPGRGDLVAFGDPYFNADQHAEAESSGEKIQVADAGGNITRGGPLKRRNSPKLDGVDSAELGLLPRLPDTADELKSIALALQADPSKVLFLGKRATESAVKTMNLSGFKILAFATHGLVPGELNGLTQPALALSSPVVTGEGGDGLLTMEEILGLKLDADWVVLSACNTGAGAGAGAEAASGLGRAFFYAGTRALLVTNWSVHSQSARQLVTDLFKRQADDPKLSRGEALRQATMALVDGPGYLNSEGKTEFAYAHPLFWAPYTIIGDGGLR
- a CDS encoding PAS domain-containing sensor histidine kinase; its protein translation is MTVLSIIRDCLDALLHPSARYDALMRARHRAFMAPRLLGSLAAFAAFPVYLAMRGAPSAIEVAAFAWLIAPILLSWFLSRTGRYEGAHVLSSLALAGLIMAVAGTTGGIESFAAVWLVVVPLEAALSASRRVTAFASLLALSCAGILILLSQLGWLPPADTSGAERGVLMAFGVASATLYAAGLAFGAESLARTGVALLSREEERYRLLASNMSDVVSRHRRNGAVQFISPAAEAMLGTSAAQLLGHGLFDRVHVADRPAYLTALSDAARGDVRSVEFRLRREPDGSDRGQIDFLWVEMRCRPLDHDMGQNPHSDATREVEVVAVMRDVTGHKLSEQALDQARSAAEAADAAKSRFLATMSHELRTPLNAIIGFSEMIAQEQTLMLGAAQRKEYAQLINASGQHLLSVVNGILDMSKMESGNFEIASEPFAPRPSLLHCCNLLALKARENGIDLVTDAPQDLPVMTGDPRAFKQIVLNLVANAIKFTERGGQVSVSAAVTGSQLTLRISDTGVGIAPDDLKRIGAPFFQAGKTYQRRHEGTGLGLSIVKSLIALHLGELTVQSKLGEGTAVTVRLPLVYTPLQVKPAESKIATLTPVLRQESHDQTDQPALVKKSA